From the Psilocybe cubensis strain MGC-MH-2018 chromosome 6, whole genome shotgun sequence genome, the window GACCCAAAGGCGCCGTCATCAGAGCTTCACCCAGAGCAAACTGCTTCCTGGTCTTCTCTTTTTACGTATACATTCATGGATCCTACTGTTCGACTTGCCAGCAAGGTTCCGCATTTAAGACACGATCAACTCCCTCAGCTTGCAGACTATGACCATGCGCAGTATCTCACGACGACAGCTGCAAAGGTATGATGTTTTTGAATCTGTTTCTGTGGAAAGCTGATATTTGATCAGTATATCGACACTTTCAGTGGAGCTAAAGATAGACATATCTTTTTTGGCTTGATAGAGTACCTGTGTAAGTTTAGCATCCGTGTCCGAGAACCCCATCCGTCGTGCACAAGGGTGACCAAATTTTCGGACAGATAAAGAATACCTTGTTATTGCCCTCTGTTTATCACTCATGGCCGCCTCCAGCTTCGCCACGCCAATTGGCATAAATAAAACGCTCAAGTAAGTATCTCAGAATATTTGTTTACGTCATGACTGAGCATAGATTTTTATTCGGCTTGTTAGCTATCTTGAAGGACGGCACCATGGCATTGAACCTTCTATCAAACCTTGGGTCTGGATCTCTCTCATGCTGCTTGGTCCGATTTCGAAATCTCTAGTCGAGAACTGGGGCTCTTATGTGTTGCAAACAAAGGTCAACATTCGTATTCAAGCGTTAATAAGACAACTGGTATTCGAACATAGCCTGCGAATCAGGATGAACGCTGACACGGAAGAACTGGAATCAGTCGAGGATGATGCTGCACAAGCTCAAAGCGATGCTGGTACCATTGTATCTGTGGCAGCCAATACTGATGGAGCTGCTGACGATGGTGCTCAAACTACGGATGGTTCTGTCAAAGTTGATTCCTCCTTAGAATCTACGGAAGTCGACTCTGATGATGAGCCGACACGGTCACAAAAGGAAACAGCTTCGGAACATTCTGTCCTTCCACCGTCAAAGAAACCTCCCGTTCAGGCTAAAAATCTTATTGGAAAACTGAATAACTTAGTGACGAGTGATCTCTTCAATATTGTGGAATGCGGTGACTTCCTAACAATCGGTGAGTGAGTTTCAAGTGATCGCACCGTGCTTTACTGATAACTAGGTAAAGGCTTTTACATTCCCATGCAAATAGTCTTTTCCATCATATTTCTGTATCAAATGTTCGGTTGGAGGTGAGCAAAGTAGCCTTTCTGACAACAGACAGAAGCCCACGTATCCTAGCTCCATTGTAGGCCTTGTTGTGAGCGGCGTACTAGGACCAGGCTTTGCACTTATTGGCAAGAAGGTTCAAAAGGTCCAGAAGATAAGAATACAATTCGTCAGTATGATAATTGATATATCTATACACATTATGACCAATTGTACAACCTTTCCAGACAGACGCCAGGATTCAAGCCATATCAGAAGGTGGGTATCTTGGATGTCACCGCGCTGTAACTTCGAGACCCATCCAGATTCTTTCTGACAGCTATGGGCGTCATACGGATGATCAAAATGTTTGGCTGGGAAGATAAAATGGCGAAACGTCTTGCTCGTGGGCGAGAGATGGAGTTGAATTGGATATGGAAAGCAAAGGTCAGAATATTGTAGATTACTCAGGTTCGTAAACTATTGAACTTTATGTCTTTTACCTTCGATATCAGGTTCTTGaaatcatcaacaacattgTCGCGTAAGTACATTGGCAATGTGCTTTCCTTATGCTTAATCTCAAGTTGTTGCTGTTAGATCGTTGATACCGACGATTTCAATGTTTGTCACATTCGCAGTATACACTGGAGTTATGAAAGAAAGACTTACAGGTTCGAATCAGTTATTAAAGTTGAGGACTGACAATGGTTTCACATACTAACTACGTACCCTTTGCAACACAGCCTCTAAAATCTTCTCGAGCAGCATTGTCTTTGGTATATTCAGACAACAAATTTCAAACCTATCTCGGAAGCTCGTTTATATTATTCAAGGTGAATATGTTGCACCTTTgatctacattggagcacCCTTAACATCTCACACAGCAAAGGTTTCTCTGGACCGCGTCAACTCTTTCCTTCGAGAAACTGAGCTTCTTGACCGATTTACGGAAGGAACAAACTcgtcagcagctgaaaacacAGGTGTCATTGGAAACGTGGCGGAGGTCGACATCGGGATTAGAAATGCTTCCTTTACATGGGGTGCAAAAGACATTCAAGATGTCACACGACCATCACCGTCAAGGAATTTTAGGCTTAGAATCGTTGGCGACCTTATTTTCAAGCGTGGTTGTGTTAACCTCATCACTGGACCTACGTGAGACAAACAAACTCCTTTAAAACTGCGTTTATTTAGCATTTTTGGCAGAGGATCTGGGAAGACCTCCATGCTGATGGCACTACTTGGTGAGGCGTGAATATTATTTGAGTCCTTCAATACTAATTCACAAATGATACAGGCGAAATGCATTTTATTGCCGACACCCAAACATCGTGGGTTAAACTACCCCGTCAGGGTGGAGTAGCATATGCTGCCCAGGAGTCTTGGGTTCAAAATGCAACGATTAAAGAGAATATACTCTTTGGATCGGCCTTTGACGAAGAGAGATATAAGAAAGGTGAGCTATCGTGATTTCTCTACCTATGCGGCGTTTACTTAGCTAGTACAGTGATACATCAATGTGCGCTGGAAAAAGATTTGGAACTATTTGAAGCCGGTGATAACACCGAGGTTGGGGAGCGGGGTTTGACCGTGAGGTGGGCATTGTCTTTTCAAGATTAAAATGGGCCTTACTAAGTGGCTTTACAGCGGTGGTCAGAAGGTTGAGATTTATTTATGAAAATCCACCTCTTTTTTGCTAAGTTGATGGTGTTAGGCGCGGTTGACTCTTGCCAGAGCGATTTACTCTTTGGCTGAAATCATTCTTTTGGACGATGTGCTTGCTGCTCTTGATGTGCATACGTAAGAGGTAtatctttttttcaaaatgTCATGTTATATATCTATCATATAGGTCGGTTTGGATCATAGAAAAGTGCTTTTGGGGGGACcttgtgaagggccggacCGTTCTGCTAGTTGTGAGTTGTTGATGGTCCAGATTTCTTTTGGCGCCTAACCTTTGTCCAGACTCACAATATAACATTGGCCAAACCCATTGCAAGCTTAATTGTGAAGCTTGGACTTGACGGTAGTATTAATATAGTGCACAAGAACAGTAATGAAATGAATCCGGAAGATGTTTCTCACAGCGAGACGGGTCCTCTGTCTGTGTCCAAAGACAATGACGCTTCGACATCTCAACCCGTCGGCGATGGAAAACTTGTGATGGCCGAAGAAATTGTAGAAGGCCGTGTCACGTGGAGGTCGATATCACTGTTCCTCTCTGGACTGGGCGGTGACCACCCGATTTTCTTTGCACTACTCTGGATAGCGTCACTTGCGGCATCTCAAGGATTTTATCTCCTTCAACCATGGTATCTAGGTGTCTGGGGATCTCAATATGAGACTCACGCACCGTCGGAAATCCACCTTTCGTAGTACGTGATTTACCGCAGTCTACGCCTTCTTTCTTGCAGTGTTGATCTTGTTTCTAACGTGTGCTATAATTGAATAGCTATCTGCTTGGGTTTTCAGCTATCATTATTTTGAGAGTTATTCTCAATTGTTTAACAGCGTGCATTCTTGGCATTCGCGCTATTAGAGCATCTCGAGTCATCCACTATAAACTCATTGACTCCGTCCTTGGAAGCACTTTACGGTACGCATAATCTTATACAAGAGCTCGTCAAGTTGCCTTCTCTGAAATCTTGCTTTCAAATAGATGGTTGGATGAGACACCGACCGGGCGTATAATATCCCGGTGTACTGGTGACATCGAAACCGTGGATTTTTGGATGATACAATCCGTGCAATACGTTGTGGATATGTCCGCCGGAATGCTTGCCACCTTGGCAACTATTGTTCTCTTTACACCTGTGTTCGTAATCCCTGGCATAATTGCTGCGTTCTTTGGGGTACTCTTGGGCAACCTGTATCTGAAAACTCAACTATCTATGAATCGGGAGATGAGGTTTGTCGCATGACTTCATCGATGCATTGTATTTTAATTTGCTTTCAAGTAATGCTCGTTCTCCCTTACTTGCCCATTTTAGTGCTGCCATGCAAGGCCTTGGTAAGTAGGATATCCTCCAACGCAACGATTACTAATCATGTTAACAGTGTCGATTAGAGCGTATGGTGCCCAA encodes:
- a CDS encoding ATP-binding cassette transporter abc4 yields the protein MDPTVRLASKVPHLRHDQLPQLADYDHAQYLTTTAAKYIDTFSGAKDRHIFFGLIEYLYKEYLVIALCLSLMAASSFATPIGINKTLNYLEGRHHGIEPSIKPWVWISLMLLGPISKSLVENWGSYVLQTKVNIRIQALIRQLVFEHSLRIRMNADTEELESVEDDAAQAQSDAGTIVSVAANTDGAADDGAQTTDGSVKVDSSLESTEVDSDDEPTRSQKETASEHSVLPPSKKPPVQAKNLIGKLNNLVTSDLFNIVECGDFLTIGLVVSGVLGPGFALIGKKVQKVQKIRIQFTDARIQAISEAMGVIRMIKMFGWEDKMAKRLARGREMELNWIWKAKVLEIINNIVAQQISNLSRKLVYIIQGEYVAPLIYIGAPLTSHTAKVSLDRVNSFLRETELLDRFTEGTNSSAAENTGVIGNVAEVDIGIRNASFTWGAKDIQDVTRPSPSRNFRLRIVGDLIFKRGCVNLITGPTGSGKTSMLMALLGEMHFIADTQTSWVKLPRQGGVAYAAQESWVQNATIKENILFGSAFDEERYKKVIHQCALEKDLELFEAGDNTEVGERGLTVSGGQKARLTLARAIYSLAEIILLDDVLAALDVHTSVWIIEKCFWGDLVKGRTVLLVTHNITLAKPIASLIVKLGLDGSINIVHKNSNEMNPEDVSHSETGPLSVSKDNDASTSQPVGDGKLVMAEEIVEGRVTWRSISLFLSGLGGDHPIFFALLWIASLAASQGFYLLQPWYLGVWGSQYETHAPSEIHLSYYLLGFSAIIILRVILNCLTACILGIRAIRASRVIHYKLIDSVLGSTLRWLDETPTGRIISRCTGDIETVDFWMIQSVQYVVDMSAGMLATLATIVLFTPVFVIPGIIAAFFGVLLGNLYLKTQLSMNREMSNARSPLLAHFSAAMQGLVSIRAYGAQRAFSEESLRRIDFHSRADRASTTMYKWINVRVDILGAVFTLERIQGYLDIEHESKPTQTGEPPAAWPTSGEIRVEGLSAKYSKSGPNILHDLSFHILSGQRVGVGTLRQNLDPFDQHDDNVLNDALQSSGLFSIQERSSENVRLNLETQIAGGGSNLSVGQRQIIALARAMVRKSKLLILDEATSAIGQWILKFVITKKAEYLVKDYNTDSLIQNTLRSKLGSDVTVIIVAHRLQTIMDADKIAELDTPKTLLSNNTGMLHALVERSADKEMLYELAEKKSYVVPLLTIDACAKSNAHN